One Geminocystis sp. M7585_C2015_104 DNA window includes the following coding sequences:
- the mtnA gene encoding S-methyl-5-thioribose-1-phosphate isomerase, giving the protein MLVYGEHYRTIWLKPEDDTTIQVIDQRYLPHQFVIEDLTTLEEVCVAIQEMHVRGAGVIGATAAFGMYIASVEAQKKGITQVQSFLQEAATLLKATRPTAVTLSWAVNRQLQAIAPLGNNIEAIRETTLMVAKDIAEEDVDCCRRIGQHGVKLIEGISQRKGGDTVNILTHCNAGWLGCVDYGTATAPIYQAHNQGIKVHVWVDETRPRNQGASLTAWELGQQGVPHTVIPDNTGGHLMQHGMVDLVITGCDRATYTGDVANKIGTYLKALAAKDNNIPFYVALPYSAFDWDIADGITQIPIEQRDPREVKYVRGLCDDGIIREVLITPPFSPAANYGFDVTPARLITGFITERGICQATTEGIFSLYPEKRKQSSY; this is encoded by the coding sequence ATGTTAGTTTATGGGGAACACTACCGCACCATCTGGCTGAAACCCGAGGACGACACTACAATACAAGTAATAGACCAACGGTATCTACCCCATCAGTTTGTCATTGAAGACTTGACCACCCTAGAAGAGGTGTGTGTAGCTATCCAGGAAATGCATGTGAGGGGTGCGGGGGTGATAGGGGCTACGGCAGCCTTTGGCATGTATATTGCCAGTGTAGAGGCACAGAAGAAGGGGATTACCCAAGTACAGTCTTTCTTGCAAGAAGCGGCTACCCTCCTGAAGGCCACTCGCCCTACCGCCGTTACCCTGTCTTGGGCGGTAAATCGGCAGTTACAAGCTATCGCTCCTTTAGGCAATAACATAGAGGCTATAAGGGAAACCACCCTGATGGTGGCCAAAGACATAGCGGAAGAGGATGTGGACTGTTGTCGTCGTATAGGGCAACACGGTGTTAAACTCATTGAGGGAATTAGCCAGAGAAAGGGAGGTGACACGGTTAATATCCTAACCCACTGTAATGCTGGCTGGTTAGGGTGTGTGGACTATGGTACAGCCACCGCCCCCATCTACCAAGCCCACAACCAGGGCATAAAAGTGCATGTTTGGGTGGATGAAACCCGTCCCAGAAACCAGGGCGCTAGCCTCACCGCCTGGGAGTTAGGGCAACAGGGGGTTCCTCATACCGTAATACCCGATAATACCGGCGGCCACCTGATGCAACATGGCATGGTAGATCTAGTAATTACAGGGTGTGATAGGGCTACATACACAGGGGATGTGGCAAACAAAATAGGCACTTATCTAAAGGCCCTTGCCGCCAAGGACAATAATATCCCCTTTTATGTGGCCCTTCCCTATTCCGCCTTCGATTGGGATATTGCTGACGGTATTACCCAAATACCCATTGAACAGCGGGACCCGCGAGAGGTAAAGTACGTAAGGGGTTTATGTGATGATGGTATAATCCGAGAAGTTTTAATTACACCCCCCTTCTCCCCAGCCGCCAACTATGGTTTTGATGTTACCCCTGCTCGTTTGATTACGGGTTTTATCACCGAAAGGGGTATTTGTCAAGCCACTACCGAGGGAATTTTTAGTCTTTATCCGGAAAAGAGAAAACAATCTTCCTATTAG
- a CDS encoding tetratricopeptide repeat protein, with product MEGKAILREQQKDFISRLKRGNLLPYKEKYVFGEYVTISRDAIASIVDSLEILKADDDSFSSSTVAQNIFKNRIARHAISLVYGDLLVEVNPDKNIVNDYLVLALRESRRFRIIVKICTGNISDTKWVFYADDLGQNQMVFCLYSPDNISLDAQHITVVFAGFNCSEYLLYGRETFPLSLSVNDLLYAGGLRPYLSSMLLETNDYLERANFCNSKGDYRGAVYCYNKILESHSRDYKTYLLRAIAYWRLGEEKKALEDLDRAIELNPNYELAYHWRGFVKYNLKDYQGAIVDFSEEIRVNPMSAYAYYRRALAYEKAKNLLKAFEDYLQVIRLNRNLYQAFYNCGNVRYELGDKEGALADYQQALKLNPSLAKAYYNIGKVYRDLGDNERAVANYQKAIELLPSYAKAHYNLALIYMERGEYRMALHYYEKACEFAPDLVQAKHNKKLLLEYLEAGEKNNVIPLREYKVRKEKEEKVAEKGEKVEEKEKKPKEQDFPTDPWDTRN from the coding sequence ATGGAAGGAAAAGCCATTTTAAGGGAACAACAAAAAGATTTTATTTCTCGTCTCAAGAGGGGTAACCTTTTGCCCTACAAGGAAAAGTATGTTTTCGGCGAATATGTAACCATTTCTCGGGATGCCATTGCCTCCATTGTGGATTCCCTGGAAATTTTGAAAGCCGATGATGATTCATTTTCTTCATCCACTGTAGCTCAAAATATCTTCAAAAATCGCATTGCCAGACACGCAATTTCTCTTGTTTATGGAGACTTGCTTGTAGAGGTAAATCCCGATAAAAACATAGTCAATGATTATCTTGTTTTAGCCTTGAGGGAGAGTCGTCGTTTTCGCATCATTGTCAAGATATGTACTGGGAATATTTCGGATACAAAGTGGGTTTTTTATGCTGATGATTTAGGTCAAAACCAAATGGTTTTCTGTTTATATTCGCCCGACAATATTTCCCTAGATGCCCAGCATATTACTGTTGTTTTTGCAGGGTTTAACTGTTCCGAATACCTGCTATATGGCAGGGAGACATTTCCCCTGTCCTTGTCCGTGAATGACCTTTTGTACGCAGGGGGATTGAGACCCTATTTATCATCAATGTTGCTGGAGACTAATGACTATCTAGAGAGGGCAAACTTTTGTAACTCGAAAGGAGATTACAGGGGAGCGGTTTACTGTTACAATAAGATTCTGGAAAGCCACAGTCGGGACTATAAAACCTATTTGCTAAGGGCTATTGCCTATTGGCGACTGGGGGAGGAGAAGAAGGCTTTAGAGGATTTGGACAGGGCAATTGAACTAAATCCTAACTATGAATTAGCATATCACTGGCGAGGATTTGTAAAGTACAATCTCAAGGATTATCAGGGGGCTATAGTTGATTTCTCCGAAGAAATAAGGGTAAATCCCATGTCGGCGTATGCCTATTATAGGAGGGCTTTGGCCTATGAAAAAGCCAAGAATTTGTTAAAAGCTTTTGAGGATTATCTCCAAGTAATAAGACTGAATAGAAATCTTTATCAGGCTTTTTATAACTGTGGCAATGTCCGCTACGAATTGGGAGATAAAGAAGGGGCATTGGCAGACTACCAACAGGCATTGAAACTGAACCCTTCCTTGGCAAAGGCTTATTACAATATCGGAAAAGTTTACAGGGATTTAGGAGACAATGAAAGGGCAGTAGCCAACTATCAAAAAGCCATAGAATTGCTGCCTTCCTATGCAAAAGCTCACTACAATTTGGCACTAATTTATATGGAAAGGGGAGAATATAGAATGGCATTACACTACTACGAAAAAGCCTGCGAATTCGCCCCTGATTTAGTCCAAGCAAAACACAACAAAAAACTATTATTAGAATACCTGGAAGCAGGAGAAAAAAATAATGTTATCCCCCTCCGAGAATACAAAGTGAGAAAGGAAAAAGAGGAAAAAGTGGCAGAAAAAGGGGAAAAAGTGGAAGAAAAAGAGAAAAAACCCAAGGAGCAGGACTTCCCCACGGATCCATGGGACACCAGAAACTAA